In a single window of the Vicia villosa cultivar HV-30 ecotype Madison, WI unplaced genomic scaffold, Vvil1.0 ctg.001143F_1_1_3, whole genome shotgun sequence genome:
- the LOC131633578 gene encoding uncharacterized protein LOC131633578: MNFWLDNWTGEVLADKYHIPKQFHYALTSKVRDWWNNTWQIKDNIQVALQDLLSIISNFSVATADVDDLFAWKHDSSGVLTVKEAYNSIITPYPSAEWKTFPWDKDSPPSQSMLVWRYIHNKLPNDDNLLLRGFFFPSQCSFCKMCCETSSYIFFGCSFAISMWNWMINMLGLNRLINNVNDRKEVLKGSWSLQARAVIHACIVGVFHQIWHARNKLRFEDKTISWNTCVTVILAQAKVIGNNTLRVSDATISSFSLLKRFGININPSKGVKTIEVLWSPPSLGWIKCNIDGAAIGNPKVAACGGIFRDHNANHILSFSAYLDNNNSESVELNAAIMAIEAAKKNHYTKF, translated from the coding sequence ATGAATTTTTGGTTAGATAATTGGACTGGTGAGGTTCTGGCTGACAAGTATCACATTCCCAAGCAATTTCATTATGCCCTTACTTCTAAAGTGAGAGACTGGTGGAACAATACCTGgcaaatcaaagacaacataCAAGTGGCTCTTCAAGATCTTCTAAGCATCATTTCCAATTTCTCAGTAGCTACAGCTGATGTTGATGATTTGTTTGCTTGGAAACATGATTCTTCTGGTGTCTTGACTGTTAAGGAAGCTTACAATTCAATCATCACTCCTTATCCTTCGGCTGAGTGGAAGACATTCCCTTGGGATAAGGACTCTCCTCCTTCTCAATCTATGCTGGTCTGGAGATATATTCATAACAAATTGCCTAATGATGATAACTTATTGTTGAGAGGCTTCTTCTTTCCATCTCAATGCAGTTTTTGTAAGATGTGTTGTGAAACTTCTAGTTATATTTTCTTTGGTTGCAGCTTTGCTATTAGTATGTGGAATTGGATGATCAATATGTTGGGCTTAAATAGATTGATCAATAATGTTAATGATCGCAAAGAGGTTTTAAAGGGAAGCTGGTCTCTTCAGGCTCGGGCAGTGATTCATGCATGCATTGTTGGTGTTTTCCACCAGATTTGGCATGCTAGAAACAAGTTAAGGTTTGAAGACAAGACAATCTCGTGGAATACTTGTGTGACTGTGATTCTGGCCCAAGCTAAAGTGATTGGAAACAATACTCTTAGGGTCTCAGATGCTACTATTTCCAGCTTCAGCTTGCTCAAGCGTTTTGGTATAAATATTAATCCAAGCAAAGGTGTGAAAACAATAGAAGTTCTTTGGTCTCCCCCTTCCTTGGGATGGATAAAGTGTAACATTGATGGGGCTGCAATTGGTAATCCTAAAGTTGCAGCGTGTGGGGGAATCTTTCGTGATCATAACGCTAATCATATTCTAAGCTTTAGTGCTTATTTGGATAATAACAATTCGGAGTCGGTTGAGCTTAATGCGGCTATTATGGCCATAGAAGCGGCTAAAAAGAACCATTACACTAAGTTTTAG
- the LOC131633574 gene encoding polyol transporter 5-like, which yields MSDSKVVEAKPQKNLQDFDPKKKPKRNKYAFACAMLASMTSILLGYDIGVMSGAAIYIKRDLKVSDTQIEVMMGIINIYSLVGSCLAGRTSDWIGRRYTIVFAGAIFFVGALLMGFSPNYAFLMFGRFIAGIGIGYALMIAPVYTAEVSPASSRGFLTSFPEVFINSGILLGYVSNYAFSKLSLQIGWRMMLGVGAIPSVILAVGVLAMPESPRWLVMRGRLGDAIKVLNKTSDSKEEAQLRLAEIKQAAGIPEDCTDEVVEVKNKNTGEGVWKELFIYPTPAVRHIVIAALGIHFFQQASGIDAVVLYSPKIFQKAGIKGDTNLLLATIAVGFVKTVFILVATFNLDKFGRRPMLLTSVGGMVISLLTLAVSLTIIDHSEKKLIWAIGLSIATVLSYVATFSIGAGPITWVYSSEIFPLRLRAQGAAMGVVVNRVTSGVISMTFLSLEKAITIGGAFFLFGGIATIAWIFFYIMLPETQGKTLEEMGESFGKIWAKPKNGKGVENDNNRVSQVQLGTNVST from the exons ATGAGTGATAGTAAAGTAGTTGAAGCAAAACCTCAAAAAAACCTTCAAGATTTCGATCCTAAGAAGAAACCTAAGCGAAACAAGTATGCTTTTGCTTGTGCTATGTTAGCTTCCatgacttccattttacttggATACG ATATTGGTGTTATGAGTGGAGCTGCAATCTACATAAAAAGAGATCTTAAAGTATCCGACACACAGATTGAGGTTATGATGGGAATCATTAACATCTACTCTCTCGTAGGTTCCTGTCTTGCCGGAAGAACCTCCGATTGGATTGGTCGCCGTTACACCATCGTTTTCGCCGGTGCTATCTTCTTCGTTGGAGCCTTACTCATGGGTTTCTCACCAAACTACGCTTTCCTCATGTTTGGCCGTTTCATTGCCGGAATCGGCATCGGCTACGCCCTCATGATCGCCCCGGTTTACACCGCTGAAGTCTCCCCCGCTTCCTCTCGCGGCTTCCTCACCTCCTTTCCAGAG GTTTTCATAAACAGTGGAATATTACTCGGCTACGTATCAAACTATGCATTTTCAAAACTATCACTTCAAATAGGCTGGAGAATGATGCTTGGAGTAGGAGCAATTCCTTCTGTAATCCTGGCCGTTGGAGTGCTAGCCATGCCAGAGTCACCTCGATGGCTCGTAATGCGAGGCCGTTTAGGCGACGCAATAAAAGTACTCAACAAAACCTCAGACTCCAAAGAAGAGGCTCAATTAAGATTAGCCGAGATAAAACAAGCCGCCGGAATACCGGAAGACTGCACCGACGAAGTTGTTGAAGTTAAAAACAAGAACACCGGTGAGGGTGTATGGAAAGAGCTTTTCATTTACCCTACACCCGCAGTTCGTCATATTGTTATAGCTGCACTagggattcatttcttccaacaaGCATCCGGCATAGACGCTGTCGTTTTGTACAGtccgaaaatctttcaaaaagcTGGGATCAAAGGTGATACTAATCTCCTTCTTGCAACAATAGCAGTTGGATTTGTGAAGACAGTGTTCATCTTAGTGGCTACTTTCAACCTAGACAAATTCGGTCGTCGTCCGATGTTGTTAACAAGTGTGGGAGGCATGGTGATCTCGCTTCTCACACTCGCTGTCAGCCTCACGATCATTGATCATTCGGAGAAGAAACTGATCTGGGCCATTGGATTGAGTATAGCCACTGTTTTGTCTTATGTTGCGACTTTTTCGATAGGTGCGGGACCAATCACGTGGGTGTATAGTTCTGAGATATTTCCTTTGAGATTGAGGGCGCAAGGTGCGGCTATGGGTGTGGTGGTGAATAGGGTTACTAGTGGGGTTATTTCTATGACGTTTTTGTCGTTGGAAAAAGCGATTACTATTGGTGGAGCTTTTTTCCTATTTGGAGGGATTGCTACCATTGCGTGGATATTCTTTTATATCATGCTTCCTGAGACACAGGGGAAAACGCTTGAAGAAATGGGAGAAAGTTTTGGGAAAATTTGGGCCAAACCGAAGAATGGTAAGGGGGTTGAGAATGATAATAATCGTGTGTCACAGGTTCAGTTAGGGACTAATGTGTCAACTTAA